Proteins found in one Candidatus Tectomicrobia bacterium genomic segment:
- the rpsG gene encoding 30S ribosomal protein S7, with protein sequence MARRKRITKRTVLPDPKYKDRLVTKFINALMYQGKKSLAERVFYGAMDMVEDKMKEDPLKVFKRALDNVKPALEVRSRRVGGATYQVPVEVRPDRRTTLSIRWLIENARSRDRRIANGLAAEIVDAANNTGGAVRVRENTHRMAEANKAFAHYRW encoded by the coding sequence ATGGCCAGGCGCAAGCGAATCACGAAACGGACCGTCCTTCCCGATCCGAAGTACAAGGACCGGCTCGTGACCAAGTTCATCAACGCCCTGATGTACCAGGGCAAGAAGAGCCTGGCCGAGCGCGTCTTCTACGGCGCGATGGACATGGTCGAGGATAAGATGAAGGAAGACCCCCTCAAGGTCTTCAAGCGGGCGCTGGACAACGTGAAGCCGGCCCTCGAGGTGCGCTCCCGCCGCGTCGGCGGCGCCACCTACCAGGTGCCGGTCGAGGTGCGGCCCGACCGCCGCACCACGCTCAGCATCCGCTGGCTGATCGAGAACGCCCGGAGCCGGGACCGCCGCATCGCGAACGGCCTGGCCGCCGAAATCGTGGACGCCGCCAACAACACGGGCGGGGCCGTCCGGGTGCGGGAGAACACGCACCGGATGGCCGAGGCGAACAAGGCGTTCGCCCACTACCGCTGGTAG
- a CDS encoding 30S ribosomal protein S12, producing MPTISQLVRKGREKVRSKTDSPALRNCPQKRGVCVRVYTTTPKKPNSALRKVARVRLTNGMEVTTYIPGEGHNLQEHSIVLIRGGRVKDLPGIRYHVVRGTLDSVGVEKRRKSRSKYGAKRPK from the coding sequence GTGCCCACCATCAGTCAGCTAGTCCGCAAAGGGCGCGAGAAGGTCCGGTCGAAGACGGACAGCCCGGCCCTCCGGAACTGTCCGCAGAAGCGGGGGGTGTGCGTCCGCGTCTACACCACCACCCCCAAAAAGCCGAACTCCGCGCTCCGCAAGGTGGCCCGCGTCCGGCTGACCAACGGGATGGAGGTCACCACCTACATCCCGGGCGAGGGCCACAACCTCCAGGAGCACTCGATCGTCTTGATCCGCGGGGGCCGGGTGAAGGACCTGCCGGGCATCCGCTACCACGTCGTCCGCGGGACCCTGGACAGCGTCGGCGTCGAGAAGCGCCGGAAGAGCCGCTCCAAATACGGGGCCAAGCGGCCCAAGTAG